The Panicum hallii strain FIL2 chromosome 9, PHallii_v3.1, whole genome shotgun sequence genome has a window encoding:
- the LOC112873148 gene encoding replication factor C subunit 5-like, protein MATINTPSPSPAPSPGATLSAVIAEDRRREARRRPGGLGQGGLLPLLVPACGRPAGQAGGRTPQSQLMLRLHRWGASFLPKGGAVSRKLEAARRAPSPPPRPRPSPIATTQVVPPPRHENEEPAGNASVPERRPLREREEPAANASVPERRPLREREEPAVRAPGAGSEAIAGADTSAGGESAGSSERATPITPVKREGTWLKVSPNTAVRSLSLQTDTSYESPQSLSESPALAVETADKFVWADKYRPSVLNDFICNKAVAAELYQLAVAHQCKHFIFEGPPSVGKRSMVLALIRDGFGPHDLKIKEQIKRFELKGEIRKHIDVRVNISGHHVEVNLADLHGYEKYVITTLLDESMPSPNSVCDHINCRVVVIHDADKLSSDLQHYIGWFLGRYAGCNKIIFCCSDASNLEAVRHLCKVVTLQPPSFDEIIKVLEYIATQESIDLPRDLARRITVSASNNLRQAIRSFEATSKANYPFVDDQVILTGWEEEISNVARNIMEEPSSKQLFVIRGKIRKLIEHSVSPHFIFSHLVAELKRDKDEEFQHSIDKLALNVNHCKQCKLIKEQCKGCKSPEADLKMRNMNIEGFTENVHDHGESIQCFIKIEEFTVRFLSFYRSLIAKKSNSGGAQ, encoded by the exons ATGGCGACGATCAACACACCCTCGCCTtcgcccgcgccgtcgccgggCGCAACGCTCTCCGCCGTGATCGCCGAGGACCGACGGCGggaggcccgccgccgcccggggggGCTCGGGCAGGGCGGCCTCCTGCCGCTCCTCGTCCCGGCGTGCGGGCGCCCGGCCGGGCAGGCCGGCGGAAGGACGCCGCAGTCGCAGCTCATGCTCCGCCTCCACCGCTGGGGCGCCTCGTTCCTGCCCAAGGGCGGCGCCGTCTCGCGCAAGCTcgaggccgcgcgccgcgcgccgagccCGCCGCCACGGCCTAGGCCGTCGCCGATCGCAACGACCCAGgtggtgccgccgccgcgccacgaGAACGAGGAGCCCGCCGGGAACGCGAGTGTCCCCGAGAGGAGGCCTttgagggagagagaggagccCGCCGCGAACGCGAGTGTCCCCGAGAGGAGGCCTttgagggagagagaggagccCGCGGTCCGCGCGCCGGGGGCGGGATCGGAGGCCATTGCCGGAGCGGACACgtccgccggcggcgagagcgCCGGGAGCAGCGAGCGCGCCACGCCGATCACTCCCGTCAAAAGAGAAGGCACCTGGCTCAAGGTTTCGCCCAACACCGCAGTGAGATCCCTGTCACTGCAGACGGACACCAGCTACGAGTCCCCTCAGTCCCTATCCGAATCTCCCGCGTTGGCGGTGGAGACCGCGGACAAGTTCGTGTGGGCGGACAAGTACCGGCCCAGTGTCCTCAACGACTTCATCTGCAACAAAGCCGTCGCCGCCGAGCTCTACCAGCTG GCTGTTGCACACCAGTGCAAACATTTCATATTTGAAGGGCCGCCGTCAGTTGGCAAGAGAAGCATGGTGCTGGCACTTATAAGGGATGGTTTTGGTCCTCATGATCTCAAG ATAAAGGAACAGATAAAGAGATTTGAGTTGAAG GGAGAAATTAGAAAGCACATCGATGTCAGAGTGAATATTTCAGGACATCATGTGGAGGTAAACTTGGCCGATTTACATGGGTATGAGAAGTATGTCATAACTACTTTGTTGGATGAATCCATGCCATCACCAAACTCGGTCTGTGACCATATTAACTGCAGAG TGGTTGTTATTCATGACGCTGATAAGCTCTCGTCCGATCTTCAGCATTATATCGGTTGGTTCTTGGGGAGGTATGCAGGGTGCAACAAGATCATTTTCTGCTGCTCTGATGCTTCTAACCTTGAAGCTGTCAGACATCTCTGCAAGGTCGTGACTCTTCAGCCACCTTCATTTGACGAG ATAATAAAGGTTCTAGAGTACATTGCAACGCAAGAGAGCATTGATTTGCCTCGTGATCTTGCTAGGAGAATAACAGTCAGCGCAAGTAATAATCTCCGACAGGCAATACGCTCTTTTGAAGCTACTTCCAAGGCAAA CTACCCATTTGTAGACGACCAAGTTATTTTGACAGGATGGGAAGAGGAAATCTCTAATGTGGCCAGAAATATTATGGAGGAGCCAAGTTCAAAGCA ACTGTTTGTTATCCGGGGAAAGATCAGAAAATTGATTGAACATAGTGTGTCACCTCATTTCATTTTCTCG CACTTGGTCGCTGAATTGAAAAGGGACAAGGATGAAGAGTTTCAGCACAGTATTGATAAACTGGCCTTGAATGTGAACCAT TGTAAACAATGCAAGCTTATAAAAGAGCAGTGCAAAGGATGCAAATCTCCAGAGGCAGATTTGAAAATGAGAAACATGAACATAGAAGGTTTTACCGAGAACGTTCATGACCATGGCGAAAGCATCCAGTGCTTTATTAAGATTGAAG AATTCACTGTGAGGTTCCTGAGCTTCTACAGATCCTTAATAGCAAAGAAGTCCAATAGCGGTGGTGCTCAATGA